A region of Aphanothece sacrum FPU1 DNA encodes the following proteins:
- a CDS encoding S8 family peptidase, with protein sequence MKKFLFLMLFMVGVWFALTNFQGLATQGQYDSVILNFREDVSTTILSDQLDAIAKDYQKTASLNSIFSIDEHIYTVSGDKNLLNRLKNSSLKQYLEYIEPNYIYKALEAPNDPEYSKQWNLHNINIERAWEETKGKDITVAVIDTGVSRVRDLQETDFVPGYDFVNDRNDASDDHGHGTHVAGTIAESTNNGYGVAGIAYQAKIMPLKVLSAGGGGTVADIAEAIRFAADNDADVINMSLGGGGESQVMKDAIDYAYGKGVVIVAAAGNSNQNAAGYPARYPKVISVSALDAAGKKAPYSNYGAGVDIAAPGGSDSGKIIQETINPKTGESILMGFQGTSMAAPHVAGVAALIKASGISDPNEVLGILQQSARKVQEDPFNHYGAGQLDAGEGVKLAQKGQVSFRDFFRWLRDNGYLNPRFWIDGGAVALFPKVLMVLGSYLLALLLRFYFPFQWGSPFNWGLILGSSGLFFLEGIYVFDLPQWPFRVMGSSLPELANSIQGTSFLNPFLASVLIPFALIALLLGHRSWKWFAVGVSLGVASCLTVHAILSPSVWLMPSVDISRWFLGVNALLCIGLACLSSQNDRIRVRSRSS encoded by the coding sequence ATGAAAAAGTTCTTATTCCTTATGTTATTTATGGTGGGGGTATGGTTCGCCCTCACCAATTTTCAAGGTTTAGCCACTCAGGGACAATACGACTCTGTGATTCTCAATTTTCGAGAAGATGTCTCCACCACTATCTTAAGTGATCAACTCGATGCGATCGCCAAAGATTATCAAAAAACAGCCAGTCTTAATAGTATTTTCTCAATTGATGAACATATTTACACTGTTTCAGGGGACAAAAACTTACTGAACCGTTTGAAAAATTCCTCTCTTAAACAATACCTAGAATACATCGAACCGAATTACATTTATAAAGCTTTAGAAGCCCCCAATGACCCCGAATATAGTAAACAATGGAACTTACATAATATTAATATTGAAAGGGCATGGGAAGAAACCAAAGGAAAAGATATAACCGTTGCTGTCATTGATACAGGAGTGAGTCGAGTCCGAGACTTACAAGAGACAGATTTTGTGCCAGGTTATGATTTTGTCAATGATCGTAACGATGCTTCTGATGATCACGGTCATGGAACCCATGTGGCCGGAACCATTGCCGAATCTACTAATAATGGTTATGGGGTAGCAGGTATTGCTTATCAAGCGAAAATTATGCCCCTCAAAGTGCTTTCGGCCGGGGGTGGAGGAACGGTAGCTGATATTGCCGAAGCTATTCGCTTTGCTGCTGATAATGACGCTGATGTCATTAATATGAGTCTTGGGGGTGGAGGAGAAAGTCAGGTCATGAAAGATGCTATTGACTATGCTTATGGTAAGGGTGTAGTCATTGTAGCTGCGGCCGGTAATTCTAACCAAAATGCGGCGGGTTATCCGGCCCGTTATCCTAAAGTGATTAGTGTTTCAGCTTTGGATGCGGCAGGCAAAAAAGCCCCTTATTCTAATTATGGGGCCGGAGTGGATATTGCGGCACCAGGGGGCAGTGATTCCGGTAAAATTATCCAAGAAACTATTAACCCGAAAACCGGAGAGTCTATCTTGATGGGTTTTCAGGGAACCAGTATGGCGGCCCCCCATGTGGCTGGAGTAGCAGCTTTAATTAAAGCATCTGGTATCTCAGATCCTAACGAAGTCTTAGGTATTCTGCAACAATCAGCCCGTAAGGTGCAAGAAGACCCTTTTAACCATTATGGGGCCGGACAATTAGATGCGGGTGAAGGGGTTAAATTAGCCCAAAAAGGACAAGTTAGCTTTCGTGATTTTTTCCGGTGGTTACGGGATAATGGCTACCTAAATCCCCGTTTTTGGATTGATGGTGGGGCCGTGGCTTTATTCCCTAAAGTTTTGATGGTTTTAGGTTCTTATTTGTTGGCTTTGTTGTTACGATTTTATTTCCCTTTTCAATGGGGTTCACCTTTTAACTGGGGGCTAATTTTAGGGAGTTCGGGTTTATTTTTCTTGGAAGGAATCTATGTTTTTGACTTACCTCAATGGCCTTTTCGGGTCATGGGGAGTTCTTTACCAGAATTAGCTAATTCTATTCAAGGAACCTCTTTCTTGAATCCTTTTTTAGCGAGTGTTTTGATTCCTTTTGCTTTGATTGCCTTATTATTAGGTCATCGTAGTTGGAAATGGTTTGCAGTGGGGGTTTCTTTGGGTGTAGCCAGTTGTTTAACGGTTCATGCTATATTGTCTCCTAGTGTGTGGTTAATGCCCTCTGTAGACATTTCTAGATGGTTTTTAGGAGTTAATGCTTTACTATGTATCGGATTAGCTTGTTTATCGAGTCAAAACGACAGAATCAGAGTTCGTTCTCGATCATCTTAA
- the hpsU gene encoding hormogonium polysaccharide biosynthesis acetyltransferase HpsU, whose product MEPLPPSTPILDAPPWIDLRQYDQSWFDRGRPGWYILFWWLVQSIAFPLSLHNAHRFRCWLLRCFGGKIGNKVTIRPTARFTYPWKVEIGDYTWIGDDVIFYSLDTIKIGTQSVISQKSYLCTGSHNNQDQAFGLIVKPIIIGNGVWIAADCFIAPGVQIGANTVIGARSSVFSNIPHAQVAWGTPCRPHHQRIMNYEL is encoded by the coding sequence ATGGAACCATTACCCCCGTCTACACCCATACTAGATGCCCCTCCTTGGATTGATTTAAGACAATATGATCAGTCTTGGTTTGATCGAGGTCGTCCTGGATGGTATATTCTTTTTTGGTGGTTAGTTCAATCTATCGCCTTTCCCTTAAGTTTACATAATGCTCATAGGTTTCGTTGTTGGTTATTGCGTTGTTTTGGGGGTAAAATTGGCAACAAAGTAACTATTCGTCCCACCGCTCGTTTTACCTATCCCTGGAAAGTAGAAATTGGTGATTATACTTGGATTGGAGATGATGTGATTTTCTATAGTTTAGATACCATAAAAATTGGCACTCAATCTGTCATTTCCCAAAAATCCTATCTGTGTACAGGAAGTCATAATAATCAAGATCAAGCCTTTGGTTTAATCGTCAAACCAATTATTATTGGTAATGGGGTTTGGATAGCCGCAGACTGTTTTATTGCTCCTGGGGTACAAATTGGAGCAAATACGGTCATTGGGGCCCGTAGTAGTGTCTTTAGTAATATTCCTCACGCACAAGTTGCTTGGGGGACTCCCTGTCGTCCCCATCATCAAAGAATTATGAATTATGAATTATGA
- a CDS encoding DHH family phosphoesterase has translation MKSTLLSPTGHNPPETKLNSTLTKVENNNGTHSSPELSNTNQHVSLSKLTQKLQQTLEDHRGERHIVVIQDFPDPDALSSAWAYQLIAQTYDIECDIVYAGTLSHQENIALVRLTGLPAKRWSINTLKERDLSIYQGCVLVDSQGNTSQLMPLVKQAKIPIVIVIDHHNPQGNIKAEFIDLRPKIRATATILTQYLQAGLLEFNSNNPIHIKCATALMHGIRSDTNNLLQAQEEDLLAAAYLSRIYDCQLLNAVLQSARSRRVMDVIERSLKNRMIQNNFSIAGVGYLRYEDRDAIPQAADFLVTEENIHTAVVYGIIHDQDNDIEVVIGSLRTNKLTLDPDEFLKEALGKDAQGRYYGGGREMAGGFEIAMGFLGGSNDSSDYTKLKWEVFDAQIKQKLLRLVNPDTQVIRT, from the coding sequence ATGAAATCAACGTTATTGTCACCAACTGGCCATAATCCCCCAGAAACAAAGTTGAACTCAACATTGACTAAAGTTGAGAACAATAATGGAACTCATTCTAGTCCAGAGTTAAGCAATACTAATCAGCATGTTTCTTTGAGTAAATTAACTCAAAAACTGCAACAAACGTTAGAAGATCATCGGGGTGAACGACATATTGTGGTGATTCAGGATTTTCCTGATCCTGATGCTTTATCGAGTGCCTGGGCTTATCAATTAATTGCTCAAACTTATGACATTGAATGTGATATTGTCTACGCAGGAACTCTTTCTCATCAAGAAAATATTGCCCTAGTTAGACTAACCGGATTACCCGCTAAACGTTGGAGTATTAATACTCTCAAAGAACGAGATTTATCCATTTATCAAGGCTGTGTTTTAGTAGATAGTCAAGGTAATACCAGTCAATTAATGCCCTTGGTAAAACAAGCTAAAATTCCTATTGTTATTGTTATTGATCATCATAATCCTCAAGGAAATATCAAGGCTGAATTTATAGATTTGCGTCCAAAAATTAGAGCAACGGCCACTATATTAACTCAATATTTACAAGCAGGATTATTAGAGTTTAATAGTAATAATCCTATTCATATTAAATGTGCCACCGCTTTAATGCACGGTATTCGCTCTGATACTAATAATTTACTCCAAGCTCAAGAAGAAGATTTACTGGCCGCGGCTTATTTGTCACGGATCTATGACTGTCAATTACTTAACGCCGTGTTACAATCAGCGCGCTCGCGTCGTGTTATGGATGTGATTGAGCGATCGCTCAAAAACCGTATGATTCAAAACAATTTTTCCATAGCAGGAGTGGGTTACTTACGGTATGAAGATCGAGATGCTATCCCGCAAGCGGCTGATTTTTTGGTCACAGAAGAAAATATACATACTGCTGTAGTTTACGGAATTATACACGATCAAGATAATGATATCGAAGTGGTGATCGGTTCCCTACGCACTAATAAGCTGACCTTAGATCCCGATGAATTTCTTAAAGAAGCCTTGGGCAAAGACGCGCAAGGACGTTACTATGGAGGAGGACGAGAAATGGCAGGCGGATTTGAAATTGCTATGGGGTTTTTAGGGGGAAGTAACGACAGCAGCGACTATACTAAGCTTAAATGGGAAGTTTTCGATGCTCAGATTAAGCAAAAACTTCTAAGACTTGTCAACCCTGATACTCAAGTCATCCGCACTTAA
- a CDS encoding TerD family protein produces MAINLQKGQRISLKKEAPNLTNLMGGLGWDVAEGLGGLLGLLKPHEFDLDASVLCLNQEGKLNSNSDVVYFGNLRHKSGAITHLGDNLTGAGEGDDEQVLVELTNIPNNITKLVFVVTIYDCVNRNQDFSQVKNAFVRLVDSRNNKEIARYSLSGNGYEGKTAMILAEVYRHNDEEFLMI; encoded by the coding sequence ATGGCCATTAATCTGCAAAAAGGACAACGAATTTCTTTAAAAAAAGAAGCACCTAATTTAACCAATTTGATGGGGGGTTTAGGTTGGGATGTCGCAGAAGGATTAGGGGGTTTATTGGGATTATTAAAACCCCATGAATTTGACTTAGATGCCTCTGTTTTATGTCTTAATCAAGAAGGAAAATTAAACAGTAATTCTGATGTTGTTTACTTTGGTAATTTGCGTCATAAATCAGGAGCAATTACTCATTTAGGGGATAATTTAACAGGTGCAGGAGAAGGAGACGATGAACAAGTTTTAGTGGAATTAACTAATATTCCTAACAACATTACTAAACTGGTTTTTGTTGTTACCATTTACGACTGTGTTAACCGTAATCAAGACTTTTCACAAGTTAAGAATGCTTTTGTGCGGTTAGTGGACTCTAGAAATAATAAAGAAATTGCTCGTTATAGTTTATCAGGTAATGGATATGAAGGAAAAACTGCTATGATTTTAGCAGAAGTTTATCGTCACAATGATGAAGAGTTCCTGATGATTTAG
- a CDS encoding salt stress protein, Slr1339 family, whose translation MANSSGDKLNLDSLLSQVKSNYQSQHEKGKQTLKSHRELSHNSSNDLLESIKSEFKQKKDSVTVDFEINKQKNRNQNIFADSEKILENIKKNRQIQKETEDQQLKQHNQEEIRYAEQRRQQQKKLLTRKAQQWLADLDIYSEEGLWFEEFARTYPSKLEAALDYLAIVENTG comes from the coding sequence ATGGCAAATTCATCAGGCGATAAATTGAACTTAGATAGTTTACTAAGTCAAGTAAAATCTAATTATCAAAGTCAACATGAGAAAGGCAAACAAACCTTAAAATCTCATAGAGAATTATCCCATAATTCTAGTAATGATCTATTGGAAAGTATCAAGTCTGAATTTAAACAAAAAAAAGATTCTGTTACGGTTGATTTTGAGATCAATAAACAAAAAAACAGAAATCAGAATATTTTTGCCGATAGTGAAAAAATCTTAGAAAATATCAAGAAAAATCGTCAAATTCAGAAAGAAACAGAAGATCAACAATTAAAACAACATAATCAGGAAGAAATCCGTTATGCGGAACAAAGGAGACAGCAACAAAAAAAATTACTAACTCGCAAAGCACAACAATGGTTAGCTGATCTTGATATTTATTCAGAAGAAGGACTATGGTTTGAAGAATTTGCTCGAACTTATCCCTCTAAACTAGAAGCTGCCTTAGACTATTTAGCAATAGTTGAAAATACGGGATAA
- a CDS encoding YkvA family protein translates to MKFPLQIVYDWYRSAIRHPQLRWWIILGTLIYFISPLDISPDIFPIAGQIDDFVLVTLLMTEVIQMTMERFQNNPSVTVEEDPNGQKTIEVEAISVDE, encoded by the coding sequence ATGAAATTTCCCTTACAAATCGTTTATGACTGGTATCGCAGTGCTATTCGCCATCCCCAACTTCGCTGGTGGATTATTTTAGGAACCCTCATTTATTTTATCAGTCCCTTAGATATTTCCCCTGATATCTTTCCTATTGCGGGACAAATAGATGATTTTGTGCTTGTCACCCTGTTGATGACAGAAGTAATTCAAATGACAATGGAACGCTTTCAAAATAATCCTTCTGTTACCGTAGAAGAAGACCCTAATGGACAAAAAACTATTGAAGTAGAGGCCATATCTGTAGATGAATAA
- a CDS encoding glycosyltransferase family 2 protein has product MSKMTAKIPVSVLIPAKNEELNLPACLESVARADEVFVVDSQSSDRSIEICEQYGAKVLQFQFNGRWPKKKNWSLDNLPFRNDWVLIVDCDERITTELWDEIAIAIENQDYNGYYLNRKVFFLGKWIRYGGKYPDWNLRLFRHELGRYENLHTEDIPNTGDNEVHEHVILEGNVGYLKNDMLHIDFRDIYHWLERHNRYSNWEARVYYNILAGDDESGTIGSNLFGNAVQRKRFLKKIWVKLPLKPLLRFIIFYIIRLGFLDGQAGYIYGRLLSQYEYQIGVKLYELRKFGGQLNVPTHLSEIPPVTPIPEPVNASK; this is encoded by the coding sequence ATGTCGAAAATGACAGCTAAAATCCCCGTCTCAGTTCTCATTCCTGCCAAAAATGAAGAACTTAACTTACCTGCTTGTTTGGAAAGTGTCGCTAGGGCTGATGAAGTTTTTGTGGTAGATTCTCAAAGTAGCGATCGTTCAATTGAAATTTGTGAACAATATGGGGCCAAAGTGCTTCAATTTCAGTTTAATGGACGCTGGCCTAAGAAAAAAAATTGGTCTTTAGATAATCTACCATTTCGTAATGATTGGGTCTTAATTGTAGACTGTGATGAACGCATTACTACTGAACTATGGGACGAAATTGCGATCGCTATCGAGAATCAAGATTACAACGGTTATTATCTCAATCGTAAGGTATTTTTCCTGGGTAAATGGATTCGTTATGGGGGAAAATATCCTGACTGGAATTTACGTTTATTTCGCCATGAATTAGGACGTTACGAAAATCTTCATACTGAAGATATACCTAACACAGGAGATAATGAAGTTCATGAACACGTTATTTTAGAAGGTAATGTAGGCTATCTTAAAAATGATATGCTACACATCGATTTTCGAGATATTTATCATTGGTTGGAACGACATAATCGTTATTCTAATTGGGAAGCCAGAGTTTATTATAATATCCTTGCTGGAGATGATGAAAGCGGAACTATTGGCTCTAATTTATTTGGTAATGCGGTACAAAGAAAACGATTTCTGAAGAAAATTTGGGTCAAATTACCTTTAAAACCTTTATTACGATTTATCATATTTTATATCATTCGCTTAGGCTTTTTAGACGGACAAGCTGGTTATATTTACGGACGTTTATTGAGTCAATATGAATATCAAATAGGGGTAAAACTTTATGAATTACGAAAATTTGGTGGACAATTAAACGTTCCCACTCATCTGTCTGAAATCCCTCCTGTAACTCCCATTCCTGAACCAGTTAACGCTAGTAAATAA
- a CDS encoding Uma2 family endonuclease — MKTQKKILLTLDEFLSSPLSNENYEYLDGELFPKMSPKRSHSRVTGHLFMLLEDWNQNKGEIGIEWAIRLKRNGKDWCPIPDLLYVSFEKLGDIVLEDDACPIPPELVIEIISPDQAFNDLTEKAEAYLKAGVDRVWIIDTQIKKITIFYPHATSQTKQSDDSLRDDLLPNLILTPQQIFQKAGLI; from the coding sequence ATGAAAACACAAAAAAAAATCTTACTAACCTTAGATGAATTTCTTTCATCTCCCCTATCTAACGAAAACTACGAATATTTGGATGGAGAATTATTTCCAAAAATGTCACCTAAACGCTCTCATTCTCGTGTTACTGGTCACTTATTTATGCTCCTTGAAGATTGGAATCAAAACAAAGGAGAAATAGGCATAGAATGGGCAATTCGTTTAAAAAGGAATGGCAAAGATTGGTGTCCAATTCCTGATTTATTATATGTGTCTTTTGAGAAATTAGGGGATATTGTGTTAGAAGATGATGCTTGTCCTATTCCTCCTGAATTAGTCATAGAAATTATCTCACCAGATCAAGCATTTAATGATCTTACTGAAAAAGCAGAAGCTTATTTAAAAGCAGGAGTTGATCGAGTTTGGATAATTGATACTCAAATCAAAAAAATCACTATTTTTTATCCACATGCTACCTCACAAACTAAACAAAGTGATGATAGTTTAAGGGATGATTTATTGCCAAATTTAATTTTAACTCCTCAACAAATATTTCAAAAAGCAGGATTAATCTAG
- a CDS encoding TIGR04376 family protein produces MSVFDDISRFLETRLEEFLRSNPHLELQALLEQLREQEQETLKLVKELEIQEKRLEKEILALAEDIKLWHLRIAKAQAAGRLDLAQAAQEREAALLRQGNQLWGQMQGAKQQIVQSQGLLRQIQQRKQEVQTKAREAQAAQTSSNWDTTGWNKGMNYNTYSKATDPLEVEFQRWELDDELESLKRGN; encoded by the coding sequence ATGAGCGTATTTGATGATATAAGTCGGTTTTTAGAAACCAGATTAGAAGAATTTCTGCGTAGTAATCCTCATTTAGAGTTACAAGCACTGTTAGAGCAACTGCGAGAACAAGAACAAGAGACGTTAAAGTTAGTTAAAGAGTTAGAAATCCAAGAAAAACGCTTAGAAAAGGAGATTTTAGCCTTAGCGGAAGACATTAAACTTTGGCATTTGAGAATTGCTAAAGCTCAAGCTGCGGGACGGTTAGATTTAGCACAAGCGGCCCAAGAGCGAGAAGCGGCGTTATTGCGTCAAGGAAATCAGCTTTGGGGACAAATGCAGGGAGCTAAACAGCAAATTGTTCAATCTCAGGGGTTATTGCGTCAAATTCAACAACGGAAACAAGAAGTACAAACCAAAGCTAGAGAAGCTCAAGCGGCCCAAACATCATCTAATTGGGATACGACAGGATGGAATAAAGGCATGAATTATAATACTTATAGTAAAGCAACAGACCCCTTAGAAGTTGAGTTTCAGCGTTGGGAATTAGATGATGAATTAGAAAGCTTAAAACGGGGTAATTAA
- a CDS encoding IS607 family transposase: MKYVTPKEACEYLGVSISTLRRWDSEGKIRSIRTPGGQRRFCVHEYEQKAKPTVLYARVSTHGQKDDLERQAEFLRQAYPNAELVREIGSGLNFRRRKFVAILERIYKGDIGCFVCTYPDRAVRFGFPLIEWLCQQAGCELVVLNELNLSPEQELVEDILSILQRLWILKTAL; the protein is encoded by the coding sequence ATGAAATATGTCACCCCCAAAGAAGCGTGCGAGTATCTCGGAGTTTCAATCTCAACTCTTAGAAGATGGGACTCTGAAGGCAAGATCAGATCAATTAGAACACCAGGAGGGCAAAGACGATTCTGTGTTCATGAATACGAACAGAAAGCTAAACCAACTGTTCTCTATGCAAGAGTCTCTACCCATGGACAAAAAGATGACCTTGAGAGACAAGCTGAGTTTTTACGCCAAGCATACCCAAATGCAGAACTTGTACGGGAAATTGGAAGCGGACTCAATTTTAGGCGGAGAAAGTTTGTCGCCATTTTGGAGCGAATATACAAAGGCGATATCGGATGCTTTGTCTGTACCTATCCCGACAGAGCGGTTAGATTTGGATTCCCACTTATTGAGTGGCTCTGTCAACAAGCAGGATGCGAACTCGTGGTTCTCAATGAGCTTAACCTGTCTCCAGAGCAAGAACTCGTCGAAGATATTCTGTCCATCCTCCAGAGATTATGGATATTAAAGACGGCTTTGTAG
- a CDS encoding cysteine synthase A → MDIKDGFVGTVGNTPLIRLNSFSEETGCEILGKAEFLNPGGSVKDRAALYMIRDAEEKGLLKPGGTVVEGTAGNTGIGLAHICNAKGYKCLIIIPDTQSQEKIDLLRTLGAEVRTVPAVPYKDPNNYVKLSGRVAQEMENAVWANQFDNLANRLAHYETTGPEIWQQTDGKIDAWVASTGTGGTYAGAALFLKEKNPNIKCVVADPMGSGLYSYIKTGEITLEGNSITEGIGNSRVTANMQGVPTDDAIQINDHEAIRVVYQLLHQDGLFMGGSVGINVGAAIALAKQMGPGHTIVTVLCDGGARYQSRLYNREWLASKGLSID, encoded by the coding sequence ATGGATATTAAAGACGGCTTTGTAGGTACAGTTGGTAATACTCCCTTAATTCGCCTCAATAGCTTTAGTGAAGAAACCGGATGTGAAATTTTAGGAAAGGCTGAATTTCTTAATCCTGGGGGTTCTGTCAAAGATAGGGCCGCTTTGTATATGATTAGGGATGCAGAAGAAAAAGGCTTACTCAAACCAGGGGGAACGGTTGTTGAAGGAACCGCAGGGAATACAGGTATTGGGTTAGCCCATATTTGTAACGCTAAAGGCTATAAATGCCTGATTATCATTCCTGATACCCAATCTCAGGAAAAAATTGACCTTTTAAGAACTTTGGGTGCAGAAGTCCGTACTGTTCCGGCCGTTCCCTACAAAGATCCGAATAATTATGTTAAGCTATCAGGGAGAGTGGCCCAAGAGATGGAAAATGCGGTTTGGGCTAATCAATTCGACAATTTAGCCAACCGTCTGGCCCATTATGAAACCACTGGCCCCGAAATTTGGCAGCAAACAGACGGTAAAATTGATGCTTGGGTAGCCTCGACAGGAACCGGTGGAACTTACGCAGGGGCAGCCCTATTTCTCAAGGAAAAGAACCCTAATATTAAGTGTGTGGTTGCTGACCCTATGGGCAGTGGATTATATAGTTATATCAAAACGGGAGAAATTACTCTAGAAGGCAATTCTATTACGGAAGGCATCGGCAATAGTCGGGTTACGGCTAATATGCAAGGGGTTCCTACTGATGATGCCATTCAAATTAACGATCATGAGGCCATACGGGTAGTTTATCAATTATTGCATCAAGATGGGCTGTTTATGGGCGGTTCAGTAGGAATTAATGTGGGGGCCGCGATCGCATTAGCCAAACAAATGGGGCCAGGCCATACCATTGTAACGGTTTTGTGTGATGGTGGGGCCCGTTATCAATCTCGTTTGTATAATCGGGAATGGTTAGCTTCTAAAGGTTTATCAATTGATTAG
- the cobU gene encoding bifunctional adenosylcobinamide kinase/adenosylcobinamide-phosphate guanylyltransferase has protein sequence MLYDRSNTGQIILVTGAARSGKSEWAESLAQKSGKSVIYVATALENADDPEWQARLEKHRRRRPAQWQTLWVPYTLCNTLSEILPPHCLLIDSLGTWVANGLDQDEMTWEQTTTQLINSLTQARVDVILVGEETGWGVVPAYPLGRTFRDRLGHLIRQIGGIADEVYLVTGGYALNVSCLGEKLGTTFNN, from the coding sequence ATGCTTTACGATAGATCTAACACAGGGCAAATTATTTTAGTCACAGGGGCAGCCCGTTCGGGAAAAAGCGAGTGGGCTGAAAGTTTAGCCCAAAAATCAGGTAAATCAGTCATTTATGTGGCAACTGCCTTAGAAAATGCTGATGATCCCGAATGGCAGGCCCGGTTAGAAAAACACCGTCGCCGCCGTCCTGCCCAGTGGCAGACTCTCTGGGTTCCCTACACCCTCTGTAACACCCTTTCTGAGATCTTACCTCCCCATTGTTTATTAATTGATTCATTGGGAACTTGGGTGGCTAATGGACTCGATCAAGATGAGATGACTTGGGAACAGACAACGACCCAATTAATTAATAGTTTAACTCAAGCGCGGGTAGATGTAATTTTAGTGGGGGAAGAAACGGGATGGGGAGTGGTTCCTGCTTATCCCTTGGGGCGAACTTTCCGCGATCGCTTAGGTCATCTGATCCGACAAATAGGAGGAATAGCGGATGAGGTTTACTTAGTGACAGGAGGATATGCTCTTAATGTTAGCTGTTTAGGAGAAAAATTAGGAACAACCTTTAACAACTAA
- a CDS encoding response regulator transcription factor, with protein sequence MTNPANILLVDDEPGVRESVQAYLEYSGDFNVKVAGNVAQAWEILEQETPDLVISDVMMPQVDGYEFLGKLREDTRFQSLPVVFLTARGMTSDRIQGYHAGCDAYLSKPFDPEELEAMVKNLLERRKISVQANSESAKLEEIAQEIRELKKQLGQQPIFVTTPSPIKIELTPREQSVLDLVAEGLMNKEIASRLNTSVRNVEKYVSRLFSKTATNSRTELVRFALKHGLTQ encoded by the coding sequence ATGACAAATCCAGCTAATATTTTACTGGTGGATGATGAACCCGGAGTGCGGGAGTCCGTACAAGCTTATTTAGAATATAGTGGAGACTTTAACGTTAAAGTCGCAGGTAATGTTGCTCAAGCTTGGGAAATACTCGAACAAGAAACCCCTGATTTAGTCATTTCTGATGTTATGATGCCTCAAGTTGATGGCTATGAATTCTTAGGAAAACTGCGAGAAGATACCCGTTTTCAGTCGCTTCCGGTGGTTTTTTTAACTGCTAGAGGGATGACTTCTGATCGTATTCAAGGTTATCATGCAGGTTGTGATGCTTATTTATCCAAACCTTTTGATCCCGAAGAATTAGAAGCAATGGTTAAAAATTTACTAGAACGTCGTAAAATTAGTGTTCAAGCTAATAGTGAAAGCGCAAAATTAGAAGAAATTGCTCAAGAAATTCGGGAACTAAAAAAACAGTTAGGTCAACAACCTATTTTCGTCACTACTCCCTCACCAATTAAAATTGAATTAACCCCCAGAGAGCAAAGTGTTCTTGATTTAGTGGCCGAGGGATTAATGAATAAAGAAATTGCCTCTCGTTTAAATACCAGTGTCAGAAACGTGGAAAAATATGTCAGTCGTTTATTTAGTAAAACGGCAACAAATAGTCGCACAGAATTAGTGAGATTTGCTCTAAAACATGGACTAACTCAATAA
- a CDS encoding TerD family protein encodes MAISLTKGQRISLDKVYPGLEAAFVGLGWDVKKVDTGKDYDLDVSVFMLGENEKLISDSHMIFYNNLKSPDPAHCVEHMGDNLTGAGEGDDEVILVNFTKVPADVKKLVFVVTIHDADQRGQSFGQIENSFVRLVDVKTKQEVLRYDLMEDYSIETALIVTEIYRKDGEWRMSAVGSGYQGGLQAILNRYYK; translated from the coding sequence ATGGCAATTTCATTAACTAAAGGACAAAGAATTTCACTAGATAAAGTTTATCCTGGACTAGAAGCTGCATTTGTTGGGTTAGGATGGGATGTGAAAAAAGTAGACACTGGCAAAGATTATGACCTAGATGTTTCTGTCTTTATGTTAGGAGAAAATGAGAAACTAATTTCTGATAGTCACATGATCTTCTATAATAACTTAAAGAGTCCCGATCCGGCTCATTGTGTTGAACACATGGGAGATAATTTAACAGGAGCAGGAGAAGGAGACGACGAAGTTATTTTAGTCAATTTTACCAAAGTTCCTGCGGATGTTAAAAAACTCGTATTTGTCGTTACAATTCATGATGCGGATCAAAGAGGACAAAGCTTTGGTCAAATTGAAAATTCTTTTGTTAGATTAGTAGATGTAAAAACAAAACAAGAAGTATTACGCTACGATTTAATGGAAGATTATTCAATTGAAACTGCATTAATTGTCACAGAGATTTATCGAAAAGATGGAGAATGGCGCATGAGTGCAGTAGGTTCAGGTTATCAAGGGGGATTACAAGCGATTCTTAATCGTTACTATAAATAA